TATAAAAGGCGGgtccccgcggcggggagggcgcAGTGAGAGGGTGGTTGGCTGCGGTGCGGCTCGTGGTGGGAGCAGCGCAGGCTTCGGTGCGCAGCGCTACCGGCACCGGTGCTTCCTTCTTCTCCGAGCGGTGAGTGGCGGGCGCCGGGCGCGTTCCGTGGCGGGCGGCGGTGCTGCGTGGCTGTTAGCGGCCTTGGTTCGTCCTCGAGCCTGGCAGGCAGGCCGGGCCTTGCCTACGTGCCCTGAGTCACGGCCGGTTCCCATCCCCCCGCTTCCCGGGCCGGCccgggaggaggaaggaggaggcgGCGTGACTCAGTCCACTTCccctggggaggggagcggcCGGGCCACGACGCGAAGCGGGGGTGGAGGGGGAACCGTgactcctcctccccctcccggGGGAGGCCCCTGGCCGCCTGCCCGTCTCAgcggcgggggaggggggcaccTCGCCGACATCTGCTCTTGGGGCTTGAGGGGATTGGATGTGGAGGCGGGGGGACACGACACCGCGTCGCCGGGCCTGGTGGGTCGGGCTGCCGCCGGGGTTGGGGAGAGCTGGGCCCCCGTGTCACGCGTGCCTGTCCCCGTAGgtaagtgaagaaaaatggcCCGTACAAAGCAGACTGCCCGCAAGTCCACTGGGGGGAAGGCTCCGCGCAAGCAGCTGGCCACCAAGGCGGCCCGGAAAAGCGCCCCCTCTACTGGCGGCGTCAAGAAGCCTCACCGCTACAGGTAAggccgccggcccggcccggcgctgcCGCGGCTCcggctcctgcccctgccccggctcacctgcttcctcctccacccaggCCGGGCACCGTCGCCCTCCGTGAGATCCGCCGCTACCAGAAGTCCACGGAGCTGCTGATCCGCAAGCTGCCCTTCCAGCGGCTGGTCAGGGAAATCGCCCAGGACTTCAAAACAGATTTGAGGTTCCAGAGTGCAGCCATCGGTGCGCTGCAGGTATTGCTGGCGGCCTGCTGGGCCTCGCCGCTCGCGGCGCTGAGCGTGCTTCGCTGAGGGGTTTCTAACAACATTTCTTGTGCTCTTGAAACAGGAGGCCAGCGAAGCATATCTGGTGGGTCTGTTTGAAGATACAAACCTGTGCGCCATCCATGCCAAGAGAGTCACCATCATGCCCAAAGATATCCAGTTGGCTCGCAGGATACGGGGAGAGAGGGCTTAAGTGAAGGCTGTTTTTATGGTGTTTTGTAGTAAATTCTGTAAAAtactttggttttaatttgtgACTTTTTTGTAAGAAATTGTTTATAATATGTTGCATTTGTACTTAAGTCATTCCATCTTTCACTCAGGATGAATGCTAAAAGTGACTGTTCACATAAACCTCAGTGATGTGAGCCTTGTTGCTCAGGAGTGACAAGTTGCTAATATGCAGAAGGGATGGGTGATCTTTCTTGCTTCTCATGCATGTTTCTGTATGTTAATGACTTGTTGGGTAGCTAAACTTGTAAGGTACTAGAATTGATATAAATGTGTACAGGGTCCTTTTGCAATAAAACTGGTTATGACTTGATCCAAGTGTTTAACAATTGGGGCTGTTAGTCTGACCATACATCACTGTGATCAAATGTGGACTTTTTCAGAGGGTGAAACTACAAGTCTTAACCACAGTGTAACTTACAGTTTCCTAAAAACGTAAACCTGGCAGCTATAGAATACACTATGTGCATTTATAATAGCTATTTTATATATTGTAGtgtcaacatttttaaattaaatgttttacatTCACATGTGAGGAGTCTTTGTCATTTGGTTTGTATGGGCTGGAAGaagcttcctcctcctggctccAGTAGTTTAGCAGTAGCTGCCTGTAAGCCTGGACTGCTGCTGTGGCAACTAATTTTGTCTGTTGACAGAACAGAGAACCTGGCCACCCTCGGAGGTTTTGGGAGGCTTCCTGTGGCTTGAGTCATTGCTCTTGGCCAGTGAGAGCAGAGCTGAGCCCTGCAGTTGTGGGGTAGAGGTGGAATAGCCTGACTGACAGGCCTAGGTGAGGCAGCAGCCTTCTGCCTTTTGGGGGGGGCTTCAGGAGTTATTTTGTGTAAAGCTTTACTGCTTACCAGTCTCAGGCACAActctaagcttttttttttcaggggaaGCTTATTTTTGTGGTGTGAAGCAAAGCAGCCGGCTGGTTCCCTGAGCGTTGTCTTGATCTGGGGCGTGTGGCTGCAGCCCACCAGTTTCTGTGGGATCTGGCTGCATGACTAAGTCCAGTTAATAACAGCAGCCAGGATGGTATGCAAGTGGAAAAGCTAATTATACATCTGGAGAGCGTATGGGCTGCTAAGCAAACTGGAATGGGCACTCAGTAAGATTCTCATTTCCCATCTAAGCTTTTTTGATGATTATACCCAAACCTTCACTTCagaacagctctgctgagacAGGTCTGGCTTTCAGCAGTGCCTCTGGGAGCAGCCATCCCTTGTTGAGTTGTGGTAGAGGAAAGCTGCTCAGACTACACCTGAAACACAggtaatttacatttaaattgaATTGCGAGGCTGCCTCTCCTCAGCTCTTAAAGAACAGGCTGCACTAGTAAGGCTGGAGTTGGCACAGAAAAGTAGCACAGGGAAGTAGTATAGCTAGCCCGTCTTGATTTATTCCAATGAAATCAAAAGTGCTGTGGCACAAGTGGCATTTTGGGAGGGAAAACAGCAATAGTTCATACCAGAGAGCGGGCGGTAAGTCAGTGCTGGCTGTCTGGGCGATTGTTTGTAGAGCGGATGCCTTTACAGCACTTCCTTCCACAAAAGCAGTTTGAAACCAGCCTGGCTCCtcggggtgctgctggagggCCGCGTGGCAGGCGCAGGCTGGGCCACTGGCCCCCCGGGGAGCGTGGGGCGGGAGCCAGGGCTCTCCCTCATCAGACAAACCACTCCGTGTGCTTAaatcctgcagctggaggaacaGGCGCTCCTTACCCGGGCGTTCTTACACAACTTCCTCAACGCCCTCTCCTACGCTGCTCCAAGCGTGCTTGGAACAAACGCAGCCCCTGGTTAATACCATTATCACATCTGCCGCAGAGCtgctaaaaacatttttctaaaatgattCAAGATCAGGttttaaacatgtattttccttGCTGCTAAACCTGtagggaaaaagatttcctTGCATCTAAATTCTAAACTTAATTGCTTTAAAGGCCTGGATCAAAGTTAAGCACCGGCTCAAACTTCAGTTGACGCTAAGTGATCTCGGGTAGCTCACCCGGGCAGGTCTGTCCTGGGGGGGTACAGCCTGCCGAGGGGACATCTGCCAGAGATGTCCGCCCAAGAAACCTGAGGGTCCTCAGTGGCCCAGGAGCCACGTAATTTGGGATGCACCATGCAGCCTGCACTTAATGCAggttaaaaataagaattccaAGTGGTGGGATTTATGAATGCTTGATTTGGTGCTAAACTGCAGTAGCAGGCTGGGCTCCTGCAggaaaagtatgttttaaaataacatccCTCGAAAACAATGTTTCCTCCAAGTTCTCCGTTGAGACAA
The genomic region above belongs to Gavia stellata isolate bGavSte3 chromosome 22, bGavSte3.hap2, whole genome shotgun sequence and contains:
- the LOC104259338 gene encoding histone H3.3A, whose amino-acid sequence is MARTKQTARKSTGGKAPRKQLATKAARKSAPSTGGVKKPHRYRPGTVALREIRRYQKSTELLIRKLPFQRLVREIAQDFKTDLRFQSAAIGALQEASEAYLVGLFEDTNLCAIHAKRVTIMPKDIQLARRIRGERA